The following proteins come from a genomic window of Chanos chanos chromosome 15, fChaCha1.1, whole genome shotgun sequence:
- the zdhhc23a gene encoding palmitoyltransferase ZDHHC23-A translates to MKHNRIKPPEPGDPFCCCGDADACCFDCDQVDNAFSRIFKRDFKNLDFLSRFVFSVCEHTGLPCCALRPIQVEFSVLPPMLLIPVLLRVAALHWLMGVVVLTSLPGLVLWYYYITHRKKRRTLFFLSLALFSLAYMYYLFLTEILPRGDVDNLQLVTVTTGMILTLVSLVRTKMGPGFVQPRLPNSATNSDSRFQNRYFDHCIKTSQSQTAVEQGGEKWRWCPACRLVRPPRAGHCRICGACVLRMDHHCVWINSCVGQANHKHFLLTLLLFLLTSLYGINLVLHSVCPQQSSLTALLYCPGVYNQYSTALCFTCVWYSSIVAGGLLHLLLLQLMNISYNVTEREIQIALRNGTARRWFCGLVIDTGVYSRGFYQNWAQFLTMDTMENISPVTLTHMV, encoded by the exons ATGAAGCATAACCGGATTAAGCCACCGGAGCCTGGTGATCCGTTCTGTTGCTGTGGTGATGCAGACGCCTGCTGCTTTGACTGTGACCAAGTGGACAATGCATTCAGCAG aatttTCAAAAGAGACTTTAAA AATCttgactttctctctcgctttgtgtttagtgtgtgtgagcacactGGGCTGCCGTGTTGTGCTCTGAGACCCATTCAGGTCGAGTTCTCCGTCCTTCCCCCCATGCTGCTGATTCCTGTTCTACTGCGAGTGGCAGCACTGCATTGGCTGATGGGAGTTGTAGTTTTGACTTCACTGCCAGGACTGGTGTTGTGGTATTACTACATCACCCATCGTAAGAAGAGACGCACAttgtttttcctcagtctgGCCCTCTTCTCCCTTGCGTACATGTACTACCTCTTCCTCACTGAGATCCTTCCAAGGGGGGATGTGGATAATCTGCAGCTTGTAACTGTGACAACTGGCATGATTTTGACTCTGGTCTCTCTTGTGCGCACCAAAATGGGGCCAGGGTTTGTACAGCCACGCCTACCCAACAGTGCCACCAATAGTGACAGCAGGTTCCAAAACAGGTACTTTGACCATTGCATCAAGACCAGCCAGTCTCAGACTGCAGTGGAGCAAGGAGGAGAGAAGTGGAGGTGGTGTCCCGCATGCCGCTTGGTGCGTCCCCCAAGGGCGGGGCATTGTCGGATCTGTGGAGCATGTGTTCTCAGAATggaccatcactgtgtctg GATAAACAGTTGTGTAGGGCAGGCCAATCACAAGCACTTCCTGCTgacactcctcctcttcctgttgaCATCTCTGTACGGTATTAACCTGGTGCTGCACAGTGTGTGTCCACAACAGAGTTCCCTGACTGCCTTGCTCTACTGCCCCGGAGTTTATAACCAATacag tacggCGTTGTGTTTTACGTGTGTGTGGTACAGTTCTATAGTAGCTGGTGGGCTGCTCCACCTGCTGCTCCTGCAGCTCATGAACATCAGTTATAACGTGACAGAACGAGAGATCCAAATTGCGCTAAGAAATGGAACCGCACGCCGCTGGTTCTGTGGCCTTGTCATCGATACTGGCGTCTACTCACGTGGCTTCTACCAAAACTGGGCCCAGTTCCTCACCATGGATACAATGGAAAACATCTCtcctgtcacactcacacacatggtATAG